DNA sequence from the Leptospira perdikensis genome:
CATCTTCCTATCACTAAAAAACCTGCCGAAACTCGTATGGGTAAAGGTAAAGGTAACCCAGAATTCTGGATTGCTGAGATCCGTCCGGGCCGTGTTCTTTTTGAAATGGCTGGAATTGATGAAGAAACAGCAAGAAAAGCCCTTCATTTGGCGGCTTTCAAACTGCCAGTAGAAACTTCATTTGTTAAGAGGAACGTTCTATGAAAGACGATTTCAAATCACTATCTCCAGAAGATTTGAAGAAAGAAATTCTTTCCTCTTCCGAAGAAGTAAGAAAAGCAAGATTCCAGTTTGGTGTCACAAGATCTCTTGAGAACCCAAAACTAATCCGCAATCATAAGAAGAGAATTGCTCAAGCGTTAACTGTCCTTCGTGAGAAGGAACTAACCGCACAGGGCAAACTCAAACAAATCGCACCAAAAGCTGGTTCAGCTCCTAAAGCTGCCAAAACTAGCAAAGGTAAGAAGAAGTAGGTTATGGAAGATAAAAACTCTAAAAAGTCTTTAACCATTCAGGGTGTAGTAGTGAGCGATGCTATGGATAAAACTGTAGTGATCGAAATCATCACAAGAAAAGTGCACCCACGGTTTAAGAAGATTATGACCAGAACTTCTCGTGTGAAAATTCACGATGAGAAGAACGAGTGTCAAGTTGGTGATCGAGTCATCGCTGTGGAAACAAGACCACTTTCTAAACAGAAACACCATAAACTTGTAAAGGTAATTGAGAAGGCGAAATTAGTATGATCCAACAAGAAACTATTTTACAAGTAGCCGATAACTCGGGTGTGAAAAAAGTCATGTGCGTTAAAGTGCTTGGCGGTTCCAAAAAACGCTACGCTACGCTTGGTGACGAAATCATCGTCGCTGTTAAGGAAGCACAACCTGCCTACGGTCTTCGTGACGGGCAAGGTAAAAAAGTGCATAACAAAGCAGTTCAAAGAGCCGTTGTTGTGAGAACGAAAAAAGAAGTTCGTCGTCCAGATGGAACTTACATTCGTTTCGATGACAATGCCGTTGCCATCATTGATGACAAAGGGAATCCAAAAGGAACCAGGATCTTCGGACCTGTAGCTCGTGAACTTCGCGATAAAAAATACATGAAAATTATATCTCTCGCTCCGGAGGTTCTCTAGAATGGCAGCTAAATTAGCATATAGAGGCTCCGAGCCCACTAAATTCAAAAAAACGAAAATCAAAAAGGACGATGAAGTTCTTGTGATTTCCGGAAAAGAAAAAGGAAAAAAAGGGAAAGTTCTAGCAATCGACAAACGCAAAGATCGCGTTTATATCGAAGGTGTGAATAAGAGAAAAAGATTCGTGCGCCCAACCCAAGAGAACCCTCAAGGTGGAGCGATCGAAATCGAATTCCCAATCCATATTTCCAATGTGATGTTTCACGACGCAAAAGCAGAGAACAAAGCGAAGCCTAAGAAGAAAATTAAGGCTGTACGCTTGGGCTTTGCCAAGAAGGATGGTAAATCCGTACGAGTGACTCGACCTGAAGGGAAAGAAGTATAGTTATGGTACCTAGGCTTAAATCAAAATACGAGAAGGAAATTCGTCCTACACTCCAAAAGTCACTCGGCTTTCAAAGTGTGATGCGAGTTCCCAAACTAGAAAAAATCGTGATCAACGTTGGTATGGGTGAAGCCCACACAAACCCAAAAGCGATGGAAGCTTGTTTGGTAGAAATTGGCCAAATCACAGGCCAAAGACCGGTGAAAACATTCGCTAAGAAGTCCATTGCGGGTTTCAAAGTGAGAGAGGGAATGGTGCTTGGTTGCAAAGTTACCCTTCGTGGTCATCATATGTATGAGTTCCTTGACAGATTCATTAACGTGGCTCTTCCACGGGTTCGTGACTTTCGCGGTGTAAACCCCAAAGGTTTCGACGGTCGAGGAAATTATAACCTGTCCGTAAAAGAACAGATCATCTTCCCAGAGATTCATTTTGATAAAATCAATACTATCTACGGGATCAATATCACTTTCGTAACGAACACGGAAGTGGACAAAGAAGCGTTCGAATTATTCCAAGCCTTCGGTATGCCTTACCGAGCGGCAGGTAAGTAGGAGATTATTCATGGCGAAAAAATCAATGATGGAACGCCACGCCAAAGAGCAAAAATTCAAAGTGAGAGAGTACAATCGTTGCCCTCTTTGTGGTCGATCACGCGCTTATTTGCGCCGCTTTGATATGTGTCGTCTTTGCTTCCGGGACCTTGCTAGCAAGGCTCAGATCCCCGGTGTGAAAAAGTCCTCCTGGTAATTAGGTTAAGGTAAGTATGAGTCTTTCAGATCCAATAGCAGATATGCTAACAAGAATCAGAAACGCACAACAAGCGAAACATGAGCTTTGTGTGATTCCTGGTAGCAAAATCAAAAAGTCCATCCTAGATCTTCTTAAAGAAGAAGGTTTTGTAGATGATGTTCAAACAGTAAAAAACGGAAGTTTTGATGACTTCCAAGTGAAATTAAAATACGACACGGAAAAGAAACCGGTAATTCGTATGATCGAGAGAGTATCCACTCCAGGTCGTCGCGTTTATATCCAATCTGGTGAAATCCGACCGTTCCGAAATAACATCGGAACACTCATCCTTTCTACTTCGAAAGGTGTGATGACTGGTAAACGTGCTCGTAAACTCAGAGTAGGAGGGGAAGTTCTCTGTAAGGTATTCTAGAGAACGATATCACCATGTCTCGAGTTGGAAAAAGTATTATCAAATTGCCTGCAAAGGTAGAAGTGAAAGCAGAAGCTGAAGCCCTTACAATCAAAGGGCCTTTAGGGGAACTAAAAACTCCGCTTTACGAAGGTGTCAGCGCAAATGTTGAAAACGGCGAATTGGTTTTTACTCGTAAAAGTGAAGACCAAAAGACTGTGGCTCTCCACGGTCTCGTTCGTTCCCTTGCGATGAACTGCGTAAAAGGTGTGACAACTGGTTGGGAAAAAAACCTAGAAATTACTGGGGTTGGTTATCGTGCACAAAAACGCGGTAAGGATCTAGTAATGGCTCTTGGATATTCCCACGAAGTGGTTTTCCCTGAACCTACTGGTATCAAAATCGATGTTGCAGATCAGCTAAAAATCAAAGTATCGGGAATTGACCGACAACTGGTTGGACAAGTTGCGGCTGACATTCGTTCGAAAAGACCTCCTGAGCCTTACAAAGGTAAAGGAATCAAATATCAGAACGAATACATCCGTAGAAAGGCCGGAAAAACCGGTAAGAAGTAGAACGTCATGATCAATAAGACAGCTAAAAATACGAAAAGATTGAGACGAGCGGAACGAGTCAGATACAAACTCCGCTCTACATCGGAAAGACCTCGGTTGGTTTTTAATAAAACAAACCGTTACCTAACGGCACAAATCATTGATGATGCAAAAGGTGTAACGATTGTTTATGCAACCACTCTAGAGAAAAATTTTCCGAAACATGAAAATTCTAAGAAGAGTAAATCGGCTGCAACCGAACTCGGTAAAGTAGTCGCTGAGAAAGCGAAAAAAGCAGGAGTTTCCCAAGTGGTTCTCGATAGATCTGGAATGGTTTACCATGGAAAGATCGCTGCTTTTGCTGATTCTGCCCGTGAAGGTGGATTGGAGTTCTAAATGATGTTAGAAGAAGAAACAAAAGAATTTACTGAGAAGGTCGTAAAAATCGACCGAGTTGCCAAAGTAGTGAAGGGTGGACGTCGTTTCTCCTTTAATGCTCTTTCCGTTGTAGGTGACTCTAAAGGAAAAGTAGGGATTGGATTTGGAAAAGCAAATGAAGTTCCAGACGCCATCCGAAAGTCCATTGAATCGGCAAAAAAGAATTTAAAATCCATTCACTATATCGGTCATACCGTTCCTCACGATGTTGTGGGACAGTTTAAATCCGCTCGAGTGATTTTGAAGCCGGCTTCCCCGGGAACGGGAATCATCGCAGGAGCTTCTGTTCGTTCCGTTTTGGAAAGAGCAGGAATTCAAGATGTTTTAACAAAGTCATGGGGATCTTCAAACCCGATGAACATTGTGAAGGCGACTATGGATGCATTACAACAGTTGGAAACTCCGTCAATGGCGGTAAAACGACGTGGTGTTAGCCTCAA
Encoded proteins:
- the rpmC gene encoding 50S ribosomal protein L29, with amino-acid sequence MKDDFKSLSPEDLKKEILSSSEEVRKARFQFGVTRSLENPKLIRNHKKRIAQALTVLREKELTAQGKLKQIAPKAGSAPKAAKTSKGKKK
- the rpsQ gene encoding 30S ribosomal protein S17 gives rise to the protein MEDKNSKKSLTIQGVVVSDAMDKTVVIEIITRKVHPRFKKIMTRTSRVKIHDEKNECQVGDRVIAVETRPLSKQKHHKLVKVIEKAKLV
- the rplN gene encoding 50S ribosomal protein L14, which translates into the protein MIQQETILQVADNSGVKKVMCVKVLGGSKKRYATLGDEIIVAVKEAQPAYGLRDGQGKKVHNKAVQRAVVVRTKKEVRRPDGTYIRFDDNAVAIIDDKGNPKGTRIFGPVARELRDKKYMKIISLAPEVL
- the rplX gene encoding 50S ribosomal protein L24, with the protein product MAAKLAYRGSEPTKFKKTKIKKDDEVLVISGKEKGKKGKVLAIDKRKDRVYIEGVNKRKRFVRPTQENPQGGAIEIEFPIHISNVMFHDAKAENKAKPKKKIKAVRLGFAKKDGKSVRVTRPEGKEV
- the rplE gene encoding 50S ribosomal protein L5, whose translation is MVPRLKSKYEKEIRPTLQKSLGFQSVMRVPKLEKIVINVGMGEAHTNPKAMEACLVEIGQITGQRPVKTFAKKSIAGFKVREGMVLGCKVTLRGHHMYEFLDRFINVALPRVRDFRGVNPKGFDGRGNYNLSVKEQIIFPEIHFDKINTIYGINITFVTNTEVDKEAFELFQAFGMPYRAAGK
- a CDS encoding type Z 30S ribosomal protein S14, with product MAKKSMMERHAKEQKFKVREYNRCPLCGRSRAYLRRFDMCRLCFRDLASKAQIPGVKKSSW
- the rpsH gene encoding 30S ribosomal protein S8 — translated: MSLSDPIADMLTRIRNAQQAKHELCVIPGSKIKKSILDLLKEEGFVDDVQTVKNGSFDDFQVKLKYDTEKKPVIRMIERVSTPGRRVYIQSGEIRPFRNNIGTLILSTSKGVMTGKRARKLRVGGEVLCKVF
- the rplF gene encoding 50S ribosomal protein L6, yielding MSRVGKSIIKLPAKVEVKAEAEALTIKGPLGELKTPLYEGVSANVENGELVFTRKSEDQKTVALHGLVRSLAMNCVKGVTTGWEKNLEITGVGYRAQKRGKDLVMALGYSHEVVFPEPTGIKIDVADQLKIKVSGIDRQLVGQVAADIRSKRPPEPYKGKGIKYQNEYIRRKAGKTGKK
- the rplR gene encoding 50S ribosomal protein L18; this translates as MINKTAKNTKRLRRAERVRYKLRSTSERPRLVFNKTNRYLTAQIIDDAKGVTIVYATTLEKNFPKHENSKKSKSAATELGKVVAEKAKKAGVSQVVLDRSGMVYHGKIAAFADSAREGGLEF
- the rpsE gene encoding 30S ribosomal protein S5, whose protein sequence is MLEEETKEFTEKVVKIDRVAKVVKGGRRFSFNALSVVGDSKGKVGIGFGKANEVPDAIRKSIESAKKNLKSIHYIGHTVPHDVVGQFKSARVILKPASPGTGIIAGASVRSVLERAGIQDVLTKSWGSSNPMNIVKATMDALQQLETPSMAVKRRGVSLKHLFGQDL